Proteins from one Rosa chinensis cultivar Old Blush chromosome 7, RchiOBHm-V2, whole genome shotgun sequence genomic window:
- the LOC112175269 gene encoding putative disease resistance RPP13-like protein 1: protein MWMAEGFIEESQTERMEDTGNAYFNSLHKIGFLVPSRCDTRVDFDSVFSVPAYNPGNLLYKVNPVKLSELVNTTALVDYFAAVDGNLDGALETTQHLSLNCKEISDMTFGILKNFKRLHTLLLLSGHGSSIKHVPRDLFLSLKDLRTLNLSRTLVSEVPSSIRNVKSLRYLDLSNTPITQLPESIDSLHHVQTIKLRGCAHFLQLPKGTKKLINLRHIDLDIIRQLWAMPPYIGNLTNLQTLSAFLVGREEGCRIGELKNLNNLRGVLRISRLENVSDKEEAEEAALIDKKYLQRLELRWSNVFTEKIEEQEKILECLQPHAGLKELHIQHYAGSTLPTWISNPSFAELLVLTLYRCTNCQLLPSIGQLRMLKSLSIIEMNGVKEINHQFFRDGLVDQAFPAFPKLEILEVDIMFNLKEWREVKLGDLPSLLKLTMDSCPELDCLPSLSWLKSLKHLEFRRCPKLLSLPSDGLPTSLESFIVIDCPELKEWCRKAEGEDWSKISSVPSIWFDCEEVRSKSHCTPGTSVEIYENMELDG, encoded by the exons ATGTGGATGGCGGAAGGCTTTATTGAAGAGAGCCAAACAGAGAGAATGGAGGACACTGGTAATGCTTATTTCAATTCTTTACACAAGATAGGCTTTCTTGTGCCCTCTAGATGTGATACCAGGGTGGATTTTGATTCGGTATTTTCGGTACCCGCCTATAATCCAGGCAACTTATTGTATAAAGTAAATCCTGTCAAGCTCTCAGAGTTGGTAAACACAACTGCGCTGGTGGATTATTTTGCAGCCGTGGATGGTAATTTAGATGGAGCCTTGGAAACGACACAGCATTTGTCTCTGAATTGTAAGGAAATTAGTGATATGACTTTTGGGATTCTCAAAAATTTTAAGCGTCTGCACACCCTCCTACTCCTGTCTGGCCATGGGTCTTCCATCAAACATGTTCCTCGTGACTTGTTTTTGAGCTTAAAGGATTTGAGAACACTAAATTTGAGTCGAACACTTGTTTCAGAAGTGCCAAGTTCCATTCGAAATGTAAAATCATTACGATATTTGGATCTCTCCAATACTCCCATCACACAGTTGCCAGAGTCAATAGATTCTCTTCACCATGTGCAGACAATAAAACTTAGAGGTTGTGCACACTTCCTTCAGTTGCCAAAGGGCACGAAGAAGCTTATCAATCTACGACATATTGATTTGGATATCATTAGGCAATTGTGGGCCATGCCTCCATACATTGGAAACTTAACCAACCTTCAGACTCTGTCAGCATTTCTGGTTGGTCGAGAGGAGGGGTGCCGTATTGGAGAGCTTAAGAATTTGAATAATCTTAGAGGAGTACTTCGCATTTCAAGGCTTGAAAATGTATCAGATAAGGAAGAGGCTGAGGAAGCTGCTTTGATCGACAAGAAGTACCTCCAAAGGCTAGAGCTCCGGTGGAGTAATGTGTTCACTGAGAAAATAGAGGAACAAGAGAAAATCCTTGAATGTCTTCAACCCCATGCTGGCCTTAAAGAGTTACACATACAGCACTATGCTGGGTCAACACTTCCAACTTGGATAAGCAATCCATCTTTTGCTGAACTTCTTGTTCTCACTCTCTACAGATGTACTAATTGTCAACTTCTCCCGTCCATTGGGCAGTTACGAATGCTCAAATCACTTTCTATTATAGAGATGAATGGGGTGAAAGAAATCAATCATCAATTTTTCAGAGATGGCTTAGTTGATCAAGCATTCCCTGCATTTCCGAAACTTGAGATATTAGAAGTTGACATCATGTTCAATTTGAAAGAGTGGAGGGAAGTAAAATTAGGTGACTTACCATCCCTACTTAAACTCACAATGGACTCTTGCCCTGAACTTGACTGTCTTCCATCACTTTCTTGGCTAAAATCCCTCAAGCATTTGGAATTCAGGCGTTGTCCAAAGCTTCTGTCCTTACCTTCTGATGGACTACCAACTTCACTTGAGTCTTTCATAGTAATAGATTGCCCTGAACTGAAAGAATGGTGCCGCAAGGCGGAAGGTGAAGATTGGAGCAAGATATCTAGTGTTCCCAGCATATGGTTTGATTGTGAAGAA GTAAGATCCAAGTCTCATTGTACACCTGGAACATCAGTAGAGATTTATGAGAATATGGAATTGGATGGATGA